One window of the Prinia subflava isolate CZ2003 ecotype Zambia chromosome 25, Cam_Psub_1.2, whole genome shotgun sequence genome contains the following:
- the TPBGL gene encoding trophoblast glycoprotein-like: MARRQARPAGGGRWLPWLGLALLPLAVPPAAAPAACPSACYCVATPELVQCRYERLEEPPRELPAAVHNLSIAGSNLSVLSRAAFAARPLRDLRLLRLRHDNIHTIEDMALQGLPALRTLDLSHNPLLSVAAGAFAGVPQLRTLQLNQALLAAPLEEQLALAMRNLSLRRLELAGNALQALPAALLPPGLEELDLRNNSLQRLAAAELRSLDAPELRGLRLSLGANPLSCDCSLRPFLAWLRGAAARVLDARSLRCAGPPGLRGKALLRLRPEALACGLGEGGEPGQLETASYVFFGIVLALIGIVFLMVLYLNRRGIKRWLHNLREACRDQMEGYHYRYEQDADPRCAGTPGL; encoded by the coding sequence ATGGCCCGCAGGCAGGCGCggccggcgggcggcgggcgctggctgccctggctggggctcGCCCTGCTGCCGCTGGCCGtgccccccgccgccgcccccgccgcctgCCCCTCCGCCTGCTACTGCGTGGCCACCCCGGAGCTGGTGCAGTGCCGCTACGAGCGGCTGGAGGAGCCGCCGAGGGAGCTGCCGGCCGCCGTCCACAACCTCAGCATCGCCGGCAGCAACCTGAGCGTCCTGTCCCGCGCCGCCTTCGCCGCCCGCCCGCTGCGCGACCTCCGCCTGCTCCGCCTGCGCCACGACAACATCCACACCATCGAGGACATGGCCCTGCAGGGCCTGCCCGCCCTGCGCACCCTCGACCTGAGCCACAACCCGCTGCTCTCGGTGGCCGCCGGCGCCTTCGCCGGGGTCCCGCAGCTGCGCACGCTGCAGCTGAACCAGGCGCTGCTGGCGGCCCCGCTCGAGGAGCAGCTCGCCCTGGCCATGCGCAACCTCAGCCTGCGGCGCCTGGAGCTGGCGGGCAACGCGCTGCAGGCGCTGCCGGCCGCGCTGCTGCCGCCcggcctggaggagctggaccTGCGGAACAACTCCCTGCAGCGGCTGGCGGCCGCCGAGCTGCGCAGCCTGGACGCGCCCGAGCTGCGGGGGCTGCGCCTCAGCCTGGGCGCCAACCCGCTGAGCTGCGACTGCAGCCTGCGGCCCTTCCTGGCCTGGCtgcgcggcgccgccgcccgcgtGCTCGACGCGCGGAGCCTGCGCTGCGCGGGGCCGCCGGGGCTGCGCGGCAAGGCCCTGCTGCGCCTGCGGCCCGAGGCGCTGGCCTGCGGCCTCGGCGAAGGCGGCGAGCCCGGCCAGCTGGAGACCGCCTCCTACGTCTTCTTCGGCATCGTGCTGGCGCTCATCGGCATCGTCTTCCTCATGGTGCTCTACCTGAACCGCCGCGGCATCAAGCGCTGGCTGCACAACCTGCGCGAGGCGTGCCGCGACCAGATGGAGGGCTACCACTACCGCTACGAGCAGGACGCCGATCCGCGCTGCGCCGGCACCCCGGGCCTCTGA